Proteins encoded in a region of the Planococcus shixiaomingii genome:
- a CDS encoding TetR/AcrR family transcriptional regulator, whose product MTLQQLKEAALHRFAEHGYDGTSMAHIAEDVGIKKQSIYTHFKGKDELFLQVCNEVVENELKSVIDFIEQNQTRSIEGFLYDFLVHHKVRYEQNADTKFWLRISFFPPAHLHGEVMKNVYSYLDKMEELLEPLMEKAVSEHQIDETIDVKLATAAFLGVLDGVFVEMLYGGPERTNKRLDASWHFYWRGVSKE is encoded by the coding sequence ATGACGTTACAACAACTTAAAGAAGCGGCACTGCACCGCTTTGCAGAACATGGCTATGATGGAACGTCAATGGCGCATATTGCCGAGGATGTCGGCATCAAAAAGCAATCGATTTACACCCATTTCAAAGGAAAAGATGAACTTTTTCTGCAAGTGTGCAATGAAGTTGTGGAAAATGAATTGAAATCTGTCATCGATTTTATTGAGCAAAACCAAACCCGCTCAATCGAAGGCTTTCTGTACGATTTTCTTGTACACCATAAAGTGCGGTATGAACAAAATGCCGACACGAAGTTTTGGCTGCGCATTTCGTTCTTCCCGCCAGCTCATCTTCACGGGGAAGTCATGAAAAACGTATATAGCTATCTAGACAAGATGGAAGAACTGCTGGAACCGCTTATGGAAAAAGCGGTAAGCGAACATCAGATTGATGAAACGATCGATGTGAAGCTGGCGACCGCCGCTTTTTTAGGCGTCCTCGACGGCGTGTTTGTGGAAATGCTTTACGGCGGGCCTGAACGAACGAATAAAAGATTGGATGCATCCTGGCATTTTTATTGGCGCGGAGTTTCAAAGGAATAA
- a CDS encoding DMT family transporter, which produces MNMHWMLVIVAGIIEILWAVGLKYASSWMAWVAVAVLIYISFVVLLKALEKVPVATAYAVFTGIGTAGTVVVEMIVFGEPFSWTKVFFISLLLAGVLGLKLVTADPDKKEEVV; this is translated from the coding sequence ATGAATATGCATTGGATGCTGGTCATTGTTGCAGGCATTATTGAGATATTATGGGCTGTCGGTTTGAAGTATGCCTCGAGCTGGATGGCATGGGTAGCCGTCGCAGTTCTAATTTACATCTCATTCGTGGTGCTGCTGAAAGCATTGGAAAAAGTGCCGGTCGCCACAGCGTATGCGGTATTTACGGGTATCGGGACAGCAGGGACAGTCGTTGTGGAAATGATCGTCTTTGGAGAACCATTCAGTTGGACGAAGGTATTTTTCATCAGCTTATTGCTGGCGGGCGTACTCGGGTTAAAGCTGGTCACTGCAGATCCCGACAAGAAAGAAGAGGTAGTGTAA
- a CDS encoding DMT family transporter — protein sequence MAWIYLILAGCFEVLGVIGMNRVVKYKTLSSYIILVGGFVVSFSLLGLAMKTLPMGLSYAVWTGIGTVGGTLVGMFIYGESKDWKRIAFIAMIVSAVIGLKLTS from the coding sequence ATGGCTTGGATTTATTTAATATTAGCGGGCTGTTTTGAAGTGTTAGGGGTAATCGGCATGAATCGGGTTGTCAAATACAAGACGCTTAGCTCCTATATCATTTTGGTCGGGGGATTCGTTGTTAGTTTCAGCTTGCTGGGACTAGCGATGAAAACATTGCCGATGGGCTTATCCTATGCGGTCTGGACCGGCATCGGCACAGTAGGCGGAACTCTTGTCGGCATGTTCATCTACGGCGAATCAAAAGACTGGAAGCGAATAGCTTTTATCGCCATGATCGTATCAGCCGTCATCGGACTGAAATTGACTTCTTAA
- a CDS encoding ATP-grasp domain-containing protein: protein MILLYETEDAQRNSGFIRELQKFGDFELVLWDDWSESGLERLADKLVDSLVLFRTRRPKAARFLEDRGIYLVNRAEVNRIANDKWQAFQLFLMLGVPAVPTFREALDFPYVAKTVDGHGGAEVAFVPSDAEVPHFKSDMIYQPVVEHVADVRVYVIGDEVVGAVRRSSDSDFKANYSLGGSAEKFTVTAAQIKDVLRIARALNSDYIGIDFLLLPDGRHLFNEIEDPVGARSFYKTHDENIAELLVNHLAELKKRSPFRKKDL from the coding sequence ATGATTTTATTGTATGAAACGGAAGACGCGCAACGGAACAGCGGGTTTATCCGGGAGTTGCAAAAGTTCGGCGATTTCGAATTGGTTTTGTGGGATGACTGGTCGGAATCCGGTTTGGAGCGTTTAGCGGACAAGCTGGTGGATTCTCTTGTGCTATTTCGGACACGGCGGCCAAAAGCGGCGCGGTTCTTGGAAGACCGGGGCATTTATTTGGTGAACCGGGCTGAAGTCAACCGCATTGCGAATGACAAATGGCAGGCGTTTCAGTTGTTTTTGATGCTGGGAGTTCCTGCTGTTCCGACATTTCGCGAGGCGCTGGACTTTCCGTATGTTGCGAAAACCGTCGATGGCCATGGTGGTGCTGAAGTGGCATTTGTGCCGTCGGATGCGGAAGTTCCTCATTTTAAGTCAGACATGATTTATCAGCCCGTTGTTGAACATGTCGCCGATGTGCGGGTTTATGTAATCGGGGATGAAGTAGTGGGAGCCGTAAGACGAAGTTCTGATAGTGATTTTAAAGCCAACTATTCGCTCGGCGGTTCGGCAGAAAAATTCACGGTTACAGCCGCCCAGATAAAAGACGTATTGCGCATTGCCCGCGCATTGAACAGCGATTACATCGGCATCGATTTCTTGTTGCTTCCGGATGGCCGGCATTTATTCAATGAAATTGAAGATCCTGTCGGTGCCCGGTCGTTTTATAAGACGCATGATGAGAATATCGCAGAATTGCTGGTGAATCATCTGGCGGAACTTAAGAAGCGTTCACCGTTTCGGAAGAAGGATTTGTAA
- a CDS encoding ATP-grasp domain-containing protein, producing the protein MTTCWVIYNGSLVSDKFADQARLVADAAERAGVTAKLMKNYETMMDLSSELELPDFAVLLDKDILLGYFLKSRGVPVYNDPAIIDLCDNKATQYIQLAALGLPMPQTIVAPKVYPNFSILESGYFERVIEKLGFPMIIKEGHGSFGMKVYLIEHEAAFYEKVEELRGIDFVFQEFIRTSEGRDIRVNIVGGEIVAAMYRHSETDFRANITNGGQASPIQLNNAQEQLAIKAAHALGAIFAGVDLLFGENEEPLICEVNAAAHIRNILNVTGINVADAMISYILEDLR; encoded by the coding sequence ATGACAACATGTTGGGTGATTTATAACGGCAGTTTGGTCTCCGATAAATTTGCGGATCAAGCAAGACTGGTGGCTGACGCGGCCGAACGCGCGGGTGTGACAGCTAAACTGATGAAAAATTACGAAACGATGATGGACTTATCATCCGAACTAGAGCTGCCTGACTTTGCCGTGTTGCTCGACAAAGACATTTTGCTCGGCTATTTTCTGAAAAGCCGCGGCGTTCCTGTTTACAACGATCCGGCAATCATTGACCTGTGCGACAACAAAGCCACACAATATATCCAATTAGCCGCTCTCGGTTTGCCAATGCCGCAAACGATTGTCGCACCAAAAGTGTATCCGAACTTCTCCATATTGGAGTCCGGCTATTTCGAGCGTGTGATCGAGAAGCTCGGCTTTCCGATGATCATTAAAGAAGGCCACGGTTCATTCGGTATGAAAGTGTACTTGATAGAACACGAAGCAGCTTTCTACGAAAAAGTGGAAGAACTGCGCGGCATCGATTTTGTCTTTCAGGAGTTTATTCGGACTAGCGAAGGGCGCGACATCCGAGTTAACATCGTCGGGGGAGAAATTGTCGCAGCGATGTATCGCCATTCGGAAACGGACTTCCGGGCGAACATCACAAACGGTGGCCAGGCTTCCCCTATTCAACTGAACAACGCACAGGAACAATTGGCAATAAAAGCGGCGCATGCGCTCGGTGCCATTTTCGCTGGAGTCGACTTGCTATTTGGCGAAAACGAAGAACCGCTCATTTGTGAAGTGAATGCTGCTGCCCATATCCGCAATATTTTAAATGTCACGGGCATTAATGTAGCGGATGCAATGATTTCCTATATATTGGAGGACTTGCGATGA
- a CDS encoding bifunctional folylpolyglutamate synthase/dihydrofolate synthase: protein MIKGLDHYVFKWKINTNSEIIPGLKAISSALEELGNPHQQGKFVHIAGTNGKGSTATLLAGILRAHGMTVGNFYSPAIEDVHDQIQIDGMPISPAEMDVIMEHLKAINTPLTEFELLTAAAFLAFAKWAPDVTIIEAGMGGRFDSTNVIDPVVSIITSIALDHTNFLGETIEDIAWHKAGIIKKWKPAVIGNLPEPAKKVVYETAASLHAEVIEPQKPVEASLKLKGKHQRYNAALAVEAAKEILLLAFDEAKAEAGLADAGIPNRFEEIYPNVIFDGAHNTQSIQALVETIKETYPDKKIHIVMGILKDKNYITILRQLEGVSDHFTFIDFENPRALPAKNLFEENISKIKTIQNMYDILPVQEENEVTIVTGSLYLLSQLREKKVPLFQNYKSNL from the coding sequence ATGATAAAAGGACTCGATCACTATGTATTTAAATGGAAAATTAATACTAATTCAGAAATTATACCCGGTTTGAAAGCCATCTCTTCTGCTTTAGAAGAGTTGGGCAATCCACACCAACAGGGCAAGTTTGTGCATATCGCAGGAACCAATGGCAAAGGGTCTACGGCCACGTTACTTGCCGGAATTTTGCGTGCCCATGGCATGACGGTTGGGAATTTTTACTCGCCGGCTATAGAAGATGTCCACGATCAAATACAAATAGATGGCATGCCTATTTCACCTGCAGAAATGGATGTCATCATGGAACACCTCAAAGCCATAAATACTCCACTCACCGAATTTGAATTGCTGACAGCGGCCGCTTTTTTAGCTTTCGCAAAATGGGCTCCAGACGTGACGATTATTGAAGCCGGAATGGGGGGGAGATTTGACAGCACAAACGTCATCGACCCGGTTGTATCCATCATAACTTCGATCGCCCTCGACCATACCAATTTCCTCGGAGAGACCATTGAAGACATTGCTTGGCATAAAGCAGGCATCATCAAAAAATGGAAACCGGCCGTCATCGGAAACTTGCCTGAACCAGCGAAGAAGGTCGTGTATGAAACTGCCGCCAGTTTGCATGCCGAAGTGATCGAACCCCAAAAGCCAGTGGAAGCATCCTTGAAACTGAAAGGCAAACACCAGCGGTACAATGCAGCCCTCGCAGTTGAAGCAGCAAAAGAAATTTTGCTGTTGGCATTTGATGAAGCAAAAGCGGAGGCCGGGCTGGCCGATGCTGGCATCCCGAACCGTTTTGAAGAGATCTATCCGAATGTGATTTTTGATGGCGCTCATAATACCCAGAGTATCCAAGCTCTTGTTGAAACGATCAAAGAAACATATCCAGATAAAAAAATTCACATTGTCATGGGTATATTAAAAGATAAAAATTACATAACGATATTACGTCAACTTGAAGGGGTTAGTGACCACTTTACGTTTATCGACTTTGAAAATCCACGTGCTTTACCGGCTAAAAATTTATTTGAAGAAAATATAAGTAAAATAAAGACAATTCAGAACATGTATGATATATTACCTGTACAAGAAGAAAATGAAGTGACAATAGTCACGGGTTCGCTTTATTTATTGTCTCAGTTGCGTGAAAAAAAGGTTCCTTTGTTTCAAAACTATAAATCTAATTTATAG
- a CDS encoding sensor domain-containing diguanylate cyclase, translating into MPVTKKKKIVLWSLWLLIFPVGLFLVNEAFPAPEADKWNLLAFALFFIITCLMPMKINGASTYLVQWATIAVFLKYGILAEILFSQLTVMIVILRSRTSEPLSFRIPFNSLMFFTTSLLAGLAYFAAGGQIGSLDLVHITVYGFVFQFTSFLANQLILYLYDKFTGANPKFFSIDVIWDFSITILVFPYALAIYIAESYVGIPALLLLGIPFFIMTAIMKMYNSSEKINVDLKKAGEIGHQLAGRLSTDEVLDTFVSQVADLFKADYAYVVDYRDNQLQMLRMFENGELLANNVPPVRYNKGIGGKVITTNMAVIYDRKSEWKDMVTGHLPIDSESIMATPIARNNKIEGVLILGARHKYAFNRHQLQIMDILSTYFAVSLEKAGYVQRAIAISERCGLTKLYNYRYLDAKLEKSMEKVNAGELDTLSLVMMDIDRFKGINDQYGHQSGNDILIQLARIIEEEVGEEGTVARYGGEEFVVLLPNYGKDLALLFAETLRKRIESHAFQIINDLDHERSMLDVQITLSIGVSTAPDDSDDGMALIRNADRALYIGAKQAGRNKVAAYAK; encoded by the coding sequence ATGCCGGTCACTAAAAAGAAAAAAATAGTTCTTTGGTCTCTATGGTTGCTAATATTTCCTGTTGGTTTGTTTCTCGTTAACGAAGCATTTCCAGCACCGGAAGCGGATAAATGGAATTTATTGGCATTTGCGTTGTTTTTTATTATTACCTGCTTAATGCCAATGAAAATCAATGGAGCTTCTACGTATTTGGTACAATGGGCTACCATTGCCGTATTCTTGAAATACGGAATATTGGCTGAAATCCTTTTTTCACAACTGACAGTCATGATCGTTATTTTAAGAAGTCGCACTTCAGAACCGTTGTCATTCCGTATTCCTTTCAATTCCTTGATGTTTTTCACTACCTCTCTGTTAGCTGGACTCGCATATTTTGCGGCAGGCGGTCAGATTGGGTCACTGGATTTAGTACATATCACCGTCTATGGCTTCGTCTTCCAATTTACTTCATTCTTAGCCAATCAATTGATCTTATACCTATACGATAAATTTACCGGTGCCAATCCAAAGTTCTTCTCTATTGATGTCATCTGGGATTTTTCCATCACGATATTGGTTTTCCCTTACGCATTAGCAATATATATTGCGGAATCATATGTCGGCATTCCAGCGCTATTATTGTTGGGCATTCCATTCTTTATCATGACCGCCATCATGAAAATGTATAACAGTTCCGAGAAAATTAACGTAGATCTGAAAAAAGCGGGCGAAATTGGACACCAGCTAGCAGGAAGGCTTTCTACTGATGAGGTGCTCGATACTTTTGTTTCACAAGTGGCAGATCTTTTCAAAGCCGATTATGCCTATGTGGTAGATTATCGAGATAATCAATTGCAGATGCTTAGAATGTTTGAGAACGGTGAATTGTTGGCTAACAACGTCCCACCAGTCCGTTATAACAAAGGAATCGGTGGTAAAGTCATTACCACTAATATGGCAGTTATATACGACCGCAAGTCTGAATGGAAAGATATGGTGACGGGACATCTTCCTATTGACTCTGAAAGTATTATGGCTACCCCAATTGCCCGCAACAATAAAATAGAAGGCGTCTTGATTCTTGGGGCACGCCATAAATACGCGTTCAACCGCCATCAACTTCAAATCATGGATATTTTGAGCACTTATTTTGCCGTTTCTTTAGAAAAAGCGGGCTATGTCCAGCGCGCAATTGCCATTAGCGAACGGTGCGGCTTGACGAAGTTATACAATTATCGTTACCTCGATGCTAAACTCGAAAAAAGCATGGAGAAAGTAAACGCAGGAGAATTAGACACACTTTCTCTCGTAATGATGGATATTGACCGGTTTAAAGGTATCAATGACCAATACGGGCACCAAAGTGGCAATGACATTCTAATCCAACTGGCGCGGATTATTGAAGAAGAAGTTGGTGAAGAAGGTACGGTCGCCCGTTACGGCGGCGAAGAATTTGTTGTTTTGCTTCCGAATTACGGCAAAGATTTGGCGTTGCTGTTTGCTGAAACGTTGCGGAAGCGGATTGAAAGCCACGCTTTCCAGATCATCAACGATTTGGACCATGAGCGCAGCATGCTGGATGTTCAAATTACCCTTAGTATTGGTGTATCAACTGCACCAGATGATAGCGACGATGGCATGGCGCTTATTCGCAACGCGGACAGAGCCTTGTATATCGGGGCGAAACAAGCTGGGCGCAATAAGGTAGCGGCGTATGCAAAATAA
- a CDS encoding PulJ/GspJ family protein, giving the protein MKPATNEKGLTLVEVLAALVILGIMFVGIMTIFPQMTLFNARTETKLDTMNLARLEMAKITTADKWEKILVTSPTDPTSLEPQFLSKQKIETELSSIQYGKNVAGSIEASPYSSTSFVRYQKEDAAKGLRYEADIYLKCEPFLLKVSSSQGPNAKVECAMDDRIKLYKVHLKVFSKKNSRNGTYQMSSETYSFIRYTAKKPLATTTPGGG; this is encoded by the coding sequence ATGAAACCCGCCACCAATGAAAAAGGATTAACCCTCGTCGAAGTGCTAGCAGCATTGGTCATTCTCGGAATTATGTTCGTCGGCATCATGACAATATTCCCACAAATGACTCTTTTTAACGCCAGGACTGAAACCAAATTGGATACCATGAATTTGGCTCGTCTGGAGATGGCTAAAATTACGACAGCCGATAAATGGGAGAAGATTCTAGTAACGAGCCCGACTGACCCCACTTCATTAGAACCCCAATTTCTATCTAAACAAAAGATTGAAACCGAATTAAGCTCGATCCAGTATGGTAAAAATGTTGCCGGTTCGATAGAGGCTTCTCCTTATTCGTCCACTTCTTTTGTTCGTTATCAAAAAGAAGATGCAGCGAAAGGACTTCGCTATGAAGCGGACATCTATTTGAAATGCGAGCCGTTTTTATTAAAAGTGTCATCATCGCAAGGGCCAAATGCCAAAGTAGAATGTGCTATGGATGACCGGATTAAATTGTATAAAGTCCACTTGAAGGTTTTCAGTAAGAAGAATTCGAGAAATGGGACTTATCAAATGAGCAGTGAAACCTATTCTTTTATTCGTTATACCGCGAAAAAGCCTCTTGCTACTACAACACCTGGGGGTGGATAA
- a CDS encoding prepilin-type N-terminal cleavage/methylation domain-containing protein, whose amino-acid sequence MKLNQKGITLIELLASLALVSIIAAIAWTALTTGFKHTAAETSKTQLQQEANLVITRITNEHRKNDHYYLQMYAGKLEIKTCKDVPPSSVTCGGFVKLTDGNYSYSGSINGIDFSSWDKTVKIDPKKTNVNFILKVADPAKPTRSVEIHTTLTRILTS is encoded by the coding sequence TTGAAATTGAATCAGAAAGGCATCACTTTAATTGAATTATTGGCGTCTTTAGCGCTTGTATCAATCATCGCTGCAATTGCTTGGACAGCTCTTACAACCGGCTTTAAGCATACGGCTGCAGAAACAAGCAAGACTCAATTGCAGCAGGAAGCTAATCTTGTCATAACCAGAATCACCAACGAACACCGTAAAAATGATCATTATTATCTTCAAATGTACGCCGGGAAATTGGAAATCAAAACCTGCAAAGATGTGCCGCCATCCAGCGTAACTTGCGGTGGATTTGTTAAATTGACAGATGGAAATTACTCATACAGCGGGTCTATAAATGGCATTGACTTTAGTTCATGGGATAAAACAGTGAAAATTGATCCGAAAAAAACGAACGTGAATTTCATTTTAAAAGTTGCAGATCCTGCCAAACCCACTAGGTCGGTTGAAATTCACACCACCTTGACCAGAATTTTAACCAGCTGA
- a CDS encoding VanW family protein: MDNKLFGRTFIVILTSALLFFGAANAGALAVDKWVFPSQKFGENTYIGTTDVSGMALADAKMLFAGQTKAWRSTAELHVTYQDATAEYPLDTAEILLDETISQAQTGAQNPFVYHLPSETTSAFLAQQFPVAAFTEADIAAVKAKLEQSLAAGQTITNVMIGDDTLQLEKQIVSEVSFPHNLTNAGIDEVLTALQGLEIPAGAQFSFLEFISELNLNEVTDAELTEIASAIYTAVLKTNFSVEERSIGNAVPELIPVGQEAAINRTLGIDLVFTNPNASSFQLDVAIEGQSLAVSLSGYPLVYTYAIQTGSEEKVKPRLIKQFSAFVSYDKEVEEDGAEGVRIEVLRSILADGKELEVQAISTDFYPPVHRVEVYPLKAAASESAPTLTPKPGEAGFVDANGDGIHDTPAASTTVPLPGQPGYVDANGDGIHDVPTTATPVPQPGQPGFVDTNGDGNHDNPAAGATVPLPGQPGYVDANGDGVHDVEVPNTQPAAPATDTPAKDKTTKDETDEPVYDKGGNLVNP, from the coding sequence GTGGACAATAAACTATTCGGCCGGACCTTCATCGTGATTTTAACGTCTGCTTTGCTCTTTTTCGGTGCTGCTAACGCAGGGGCCTTAGCGGTCGATAAGTGGGTTTTTCCATCCCAGAAATTTGGCGAGAACACGTATATCGGCACAACTGACGTCTCCGGTATGGCCTTAGCGGACGCAAAGATGCTCTTTGCCGGGCAAACGAAAGCGTGGCGCTCAACTGCAGAACTGCACGTGACGTATCAGGATGCCACGGCGGAATACCCGCTAGACACCGCGGAGATTTTATTGGATGAAACGATAAGCCAAGCGCAAACGGGTGCACAAAACCCCTTTGTCTATCACTTGCCATCTGAGACGACAAGCGCTTTTTTAGCTCAGCAATTTCCGGTTGCAGCTTTTACAGAAGCTGACATTGCAGCCGTTAAAGCTAAACTTGAACAAAGCTTAGCTGCTGGACAAACAATAACTAACGTCATGATAGGCGATGACACGTTGCAATTAGAAAAGCAAATCGTGTCGGAAGTTTCTTTTCCTCATAACTTAACTAATGCTGGAATCGATGAAGTGCTTACAGCTTTACAAGGCCTTGAAATTCCAGCAGGTGCCCAATTCTCGTTTTTGGAGTTCATTAGCGAATTGAACTTGAACGAAGTGACGGATGCGGAGTTGACGGAAATTGCCTCAGCTATTTATACCGCAGTTTTGAAAACGAACTTCTCAGTCGAAGAACGCAGCATCGGAAACGCAGTACCCGAACTGATACCGGTTGGGCAAGAAGCTGCGATCAACCGCACTCTCGGAATTGACCTTGTGTTTACCAATCCAAATGCCAGCTCGTTCCAATTGGACGTTGCAATAGAAGGCCAGTCGCTCGCAGTTTCATTGAGCGGCTATCCACTCGTTTATACGTACGCGATCCAAACAGGAAGCGAAGAAAAAGTGAAACCGCGATTGATCAAGCAATTTAGCGCTTTTGTCTCCTATGACAAAGAAGTAGAAGAAGATGGTGCGGAAGGGGTTCGCATTGAAGTGCTGCGTTCCATACTGGCTGACGGCAAAGAACTTGAAGTGCAGGCAATCTCCACTGATTTTTATCCGCCAGTCCACCGTGTGGAAGTTTATCCCTTGAAGGCGGCTGCATCTGAATCTGCTCCAACCCTTACGCCGAAGCCAGGCGAAGCTGGATTTGTTGATGCGAATGGTGATGGGATCCATGACACTCCAGCAGCAAGCACAACAGTTCCGCTTCCTGGACAACCAGGTTATGTCGACGCAAACGGCGATGGGATCCATGACGTACCGACTACCGCTACGCCAGTACCGCAACCGGGGCAGCCAGGCTTTGTAGACACCAATGGAGATGGAAACCATGACAATCCAGCAGCAGGCGCAACAGTTCCACTCCCTGGACAACCAGGTTATGTGGATGCAAACGGCGACGGCGTCCACGACGTTGAAGTTCCTAATACTCAGCCTGCTGCTCCCGCAACGGACACACCTGCAAAAGATAAAACAACTAAAGATGAAACCGATGAGCCTGTATACGACAAGGGCGGAAATTTAGTCAATCCTTAA
- a CDS encoding GspE/PulE family protein, whose translation MARTRKRLGDILIELDLITEEELQGTLDGKQSDMKLGDALVQRGLITEMQLIETLEVQLGIPHVSLFRYPFDANLFNVVPKEFAKRKLLVPLKAEGDRLFIAMTDPTDFITIDDLRLTTGFQIEPAIASKEDIVKTIAKYYEEESYDELLVGMPQETVQQEDLNDLDAPIVRLVNQILSNAVSLKASDVHFDPHENKILVRYRIDGTLRTERILPRSMQQMITARIKILANLDITENRVPQDGRIKTSVDFRAIDLRVSSLPTVFGEKIVMRILDLSNNLTDISKLGFNPINMERFMKEIDKPNGIVLISGPTGSGKSSTLYAALNKLNSEEVNIITVEDPVEYQLEGINQIQVNTNVGLSFAAGLRSILRQDPDIVMVGEIRDKETAEISIRASLTGHLVLSTIHTNDSIASINRLMDMGVEPFLVTASLNAVIAQRLIRKVCRDCRENHPATVREQEIFEKRGLTIDIIARGKGCPQCNMSGYRGRMAIHEVLVVDEAIKSVINRGGTAAEIREIAVKNNTIFLIDDGLLKVKEGMTTTEEVLRVAMID comes from the coding sequence TTGGCAAGAACACGCAAAAGATTGGGCGATATTTTAATAGAGTTGGATTTGATTACTGAAGAAGAACTTCAAGGGACGCTTGACGGAAAACAATCGGACATGAAGTTAGGGGACGCGCTCGTGCAGCGCGGCCTCATTACGGAAATGCAATTGATCGAAACGCTGGAAGTTCAGTTGGGCATTCCGCACGTATCGCTGTTCCGCTATCCATTCGATGCGAATTTGTTCAATGTCGTACCAAAAGAATTCGCGAAACGGAAATTGCTGGTGCCATTGAAAGCGGAAGGCGACCGCCTGTTTATCGCCATGACCGACCCGACCGATTTTATTACGATAGATGATTTGCGGTTGACAACTGGCTTCCAGATCGAACCTGCAATTGCCTCAAAAGAAGATATTGTAAAAACAATTGCCAAGTATTACGAAGAGGAATCGTACGACGAGCTGCTCGTTGGAATGCCGCAAGAAACCGTCCAGCAGGAAGACTTGAATGACTTGGATGCGCCAATCGTCCGGCTGGTCAATCAGATTTTGTCCAATGCCGTGTCGCTAAAAGCGAGTGATGTGCATTTTGATCCGCACGAAAACAAAATTCTCGTCCGCTATCGTATTGACGGCACGCTCCGGACCGAACGGATTTTGCCGAGATCGATGCAGCAAATGATAACGGCGCGCATCAAAATTTTAGCGAATCTGGACATTACCGAAAACCGGGTGCCGCAAGATGGCCGGATTAAAACAAGTGTCGACTTCCGAGCCATTGATTTACGGGTAAGTTCGCTGCCGACTGTTTTTGGTGAAAAAATCGTTATGAGGATTTTGGATTTAAGCAATAACTTGACTGATATTTCAAAGCTTGGCTTTAATCCGATAAACATGGAACGCTTTATGAAAGAAATTGATAAACCAAACGGCATCGTCCTGATTTCCGGGCCGACCGGTTCCGGGAAATCATCAACGCTTTACGCCGCACTCAATAAGTTGAACAGCGAAGAAGTCAACATCATCACAGTAGAAGATCCGGTGGAATACCAGCTTGAAGGCATCAACCAAATCCAAGTGAATACCAATGTCGGCCTGTCTTTTGCGGCCGGTCTCCGGTCCATCTTGCGGCAAGACCCGGATATCGTCATGGTGGGGGAAATCCGCGATAAAGAAACCGCAGAAATTTCAATACGGGCTTCTTTGACTGGCCACTTAGTGTTAAGCACTATCCATACCAATGATTCGATTGCTTCCATCAACCGCTTGATGGATATGGGCGTCGAACCGTTCTTGGTAACGGCTTCTTTGAACGCAGTCATAGCGCAGCGGCTGATCCGCAAAGTTTGCCGCGATTGCCGGGAAAACCATCCAGCAACTGTCCGTGAACAAGAAATTTTTGAAAAACGCGGCTTGACGATCGATATCATTGCACGAGGCAAAGGTTGTCCGCAATGCAATATGAGCGGTTACCGAGGACGCATGGCGATCCACGAAGTGCTAGTGGTGGATGAAGCAATCAAGAGCGTCATTAACCGGGGAGGCACGGCAGCCGAAATTCGCGAAATCGCTGTTAAAAACAACACCATTTTTTTGATAGACGATGGCTTACTAAAAGTGAAGGAGGGCATGACAACGACCGAAGAAGTTCTTCGCGTTGCCATGATAGACTAA